Within the Acidobacteriota bacterium genome, the region TCTCGGGGTGGAGATTCCAGAGCTGGACCGGGCCGTATTTCGGGGTATTCGTTACCTTGACGGCAGGTTGACCGCCGAGTCGTTATTCAAGAGGGGAGTCGGCCTCGGTATCCGTCGCTCGATCCTGCACGACGCGCTCCATCGGAGGGCGATGGAGGTCGGCGTCGAGATCCGCTGGGGCGAGAGAGCGGTCGCGCTCGGCCCCCGCGGCCTCGAGACCAGCAGGGGTCTCCTGAGCGCGAGGTGGATGGTGGCGGCGGACGGCAGACTGTCGATGGTCAGAAAATGGGCAGGTCTCGAGGGCAGCGCCCCGAAGCGCCGGCGCTTCGGCGTACGTCGCCACTATGCGGTCGCCCCCTGGTCGGACCTCGTCGAGGTTCACTGGGCCGATTCGGCGGAGGCGTACGTAACGCCGATCGGGCCGGACACCGTCGGTGTCGCCCTCATGTCGAGCGAGCTGCCCGTCGACTTCGACCGGCTCCTGCAGAGCTTCCCCGACCTCCGAGCGCGGCTCGAGGGAGCCGAATCGATTTCACGGGACCGGGGCGCGGGACCCTTCGGCCACCGCCCTCTCGCAGTCGCCCGCGGTAATCTCGCCCTTCTCGGGGACGCGTCGGGCAGCCTCGACCCGATCACCGGTGAGGGTCTTTCGATTGCCTTCGCCCAGGCCCACTCATTGATTCGAGCGCTCGAACGGGGGCGCATCGGGGAATATGCGGCGGCTCACAGGCGCATCGAGCGGGCGCCGAGGCTTATCACCGGACTACTGCTCGGCATCGAGCGCCACGGTTGGCTGAAACGCCGCGTGGTCCAGACCCTCGCGTCGCACCCCTCCCTTTTCACCGACCTCGTGGACGTTGCGGCCTGTGGCCAATTGTCTTCGATCCTCCCGGATTTCAGGGCCCACCACCCCGCGACACAAAGCTCCCGGTCCTGAGCCCGACACAGTCGACAGAGACCTTCCGGCCCGCTATCCTCCGACGCGGCAAGGAGAATTGTGGATCTCGTCATGCTGCTCGGCATCGCGCTCGGTCTCGCGATGGACGCGTTCTCAGTCGCAATCGGCGTCAGCATCGCCCTCGGTGGCACATCGAGGCGACAGACCTTCCGCCTGGCGTGGCACTTTGGTCTATTTCAGGCCATGATGCCGGTCATCGGGTGGCTGGCCGGCACCTCCGTCCGACCGTTGATCGAGGGTTGGGACCACTGGCTCGCCTTCGTCCTGCTCAGCGCTGTCGGTGGACGAATGATCCTGGAGTCGGTTCGCGGCGACGCCGCCGTGACGACGCCAACGGACCCCACGCGGGGATGGTCCCTGGTCGTACTTTCCCTGGCGACCAGCATCGACGCGCTTGCCGTCGGCCTGAGCTTCGCCGCCCTTGGAATTCAGGTGTGGATGCCGGCCGCGGTCATCGGCATCACGGCCGCTGCCATGACTCTGTTGGGCACCCTCGGAGGCCGCGCGCTGGGAGCGCGCTTCGGCTCACGCATGGCCGTCGTCGGAGGAGTTGTCCTGATCTCGATCGGTATCTGGATCCTGTTCGAGCACGTCGTGCTCATCTGACCGGCTACAGGCGGCGGCAGTAATCGCGCGCGAAGCGGGGCGTGGCTTCAGGTGGCGTCGTCACGGCGGCGGCGTTGCATGGCGTACATGCGCTCGTCGGCCTCGGCCAGGGCGTGAGAGATATCCGACGGCGCTGCACACGAGGCGACCCCCCAGTTCACGCGCAGGGGATCCGGGTAGGGAAAGGCGGCGGTTGCTTCCTCGAGCACACGGATGAGGCCCGCGAACCGCCGCTTGGCGGCTTCGTGATCTGCACCCTGCAGAACCGCCACGAACTCGTCACCCCCCCACCGCACCACCAGATCTCCGGGCCGCGTCGACTGCTTGAGCACGTCTGCAACGAGCTTCAGAGCTTCGTCCCCGGCTCCGTGGCCGTGGCGCTCGTTGATGCGCCTGAGCTCGTCGACATCGATCAACACCACTGAAACGGGCTCGTCACCGCGCCATCGCTCGAACCACGCACGCAGCGCCTGGCGGGTCGGACAGCCGGTGAGCGGATCGGATTCCGCCAGTCTGAGGAGATGCTCATGCTCATCTTCGAGGCTATCGAGCGACTCGCGGAGCACTGCGATCTCGGTCCCCGCGAACGAGATGACCGTCGCCGCCGCGAGAACTCCGCAGCCACCTACCATCAGCAAACCGATGGCTGCATCGGACGCGCTCGCGAACGACGGCCGGATCACACCGAGCATGAGTCCCACGCCGGCAAAGGCAATCGGCGCGACTGCAAGATCGAAAACCGGACGCCGATCAGCGCCGCGTGCGCGTACGGCCAACCAGATGGCGACCAGGAACAGCACCATGCCGAGAAGGCCTCGCCATGCGACCGCGGGCAGGACAAGCGCGCCGACGCTCAGGGCGACGGCCGTGAAAGCCGTCCAGCGGTACGGGTGACGGCCGAGATCCGAGTCGGACGGTTCCGTGACGAGGGCCAGCATCACGAGCCCTGCAGCGATCAGCGCCTCCCCGACGGCGAAGGGGGCACCTGCCCACAGGAGCCCGCAGAGGCCGACCACCGCTCCCATTCCTACCACCAGCCATGCCATCCAGGAGCCGGCGCCCTTCTTGGCTGGCATCAGGCGCGCCACGTACCACAGGATGGGCACGGCCGTCAT harbors:
- a CDS encoding NAD(P)/FAD-dependent oxidoreductase, with the translated sequence MRVSITDVLVIGGGPAGLAAAIEARLAGFDALVIERCRPPVDAACGEGLMPMGVERLRDLGVEIPELDRAVFRGIRYLDGRLTAESLFKRGVGLGIRRSILHDALHRRAMEVGVEIRWGERAVALGPRGLETSRGLLSARWMVAADGRLSMVRKWAGLEGSAPKRRRFGVRRHYAVAPWSDLVEVHWADSAEAYVTPIGPDTVGVALMSSELPVDFDRLLQSFPDLRARLEGAESISRDRGAGPFGHRPLAVARGNLALLGDASGSLDPITGEGLSIAFAQAHSLIRALERGRIGEYAAAHRRIERAPRLITGLLLGIERHGWLKRRVVQTLASHPSLFTDLVDVAACGQLSSILPDFRAHHPATQSSRS
- a CDS encoding diguanylate cyclase; this translates as MLISVVTWWALAGVAGVAMTAVPILWYVARLMPAKKGAGSWMAWLVVGMGAVVGLCGLLWAGAPFAVGEALIAAGLVMLALVTEPSDSDLGRHPYRWTAFTAVALSVGALVLPAVAWRGLLGMVLFLVAIWLAVRARGADRRPVFDLAVAPIAFAGVGLMLGVIRPSFASASDAAIGLLMVGGCGVLAAATVISFAGTEIAVLRESLDSLEDEHEHLLRLAESDPLTGCPTRQALRAWFERWRGDEPVSVVLIDVDELRRINERHGHGAGDEALKLVADVLKQSTRPGDLVVRWGGDEFVAVLQGADHEAAKRRFAGLIRVLEEATAAFPYPDPLRVNWGVASCAAPSDISHALAEADERMYAMQRRRRDDAT
- a CDS encoding manganese efflux pump MntP family protein, with protein sequence MDLVMLLGIALGLAMDAFSVAIGVSIALGGTSRRQTFRLAWHFGLFQAMMPVIGWLAGTSVRPLIEGWDHWLAFVLLSAVGGRMILESVRGDAAVTTPTDPTRGWSLVVLSLATSIDALAVGLSFAALGIQVWMPAAVIGITAAAMTLLGTLGGRALGARFGSRMAVVGGVVLISIGIWILFEHVVLI